The following proteins come from a genomic window of Larimichthys crocea isolate SSNF chromosome XV, L_crocea_2.0, whole genome shotgun sequence:
- the LOC104933341 gene encoding putative helicase mov-10-B.1 yields MPAVRPVRTRGPGKSGHLNGPRNTVNDEEQMAQQNLQQIGAHFKMATLFQQYRTQLIPNMYDITITSDPVSTDEKICLTVSENKTVVPFTVKNSGVTTVYLTFWTSDLIKNIFTVKDYHENIVKTVKRHVLAPGDTYKIKVHFYSDHAGVYEKLLMFKFETCQQSSNKFQIMRLLEVTHRTLVSEEPCPKDTDSSCDLKIPSGCPLVLLKFVVPLNDYPLPRHMKNKYKSLEKPLDLKNYSKKFGLLLHLEEHQLKKEFKKFNRDNVPLCRHEKNPNIFIMQISDGCTESPIRLSNNDAHVFFLNQLGGSKNTLYKGYVLHADPKQVYMHFDECFTYRFKDDMRFRVNFVVNRTTLRMQHRAAGQFSKEKLKDVLFPTEKPSSHHSPVHRLSKLKVNTEQRIAIQHIVDASAKPAPYVVFGPPGTGKTMTLVNAIKQIVETQASCKILVCAPTNSATDHLFEKLLEKFKNKFEEYQAYRLYALSASLTNIPQKIEWNCNLNHEKLTFLIPPKRELMKYKIMVTTLFTAGRLVSGGIPPGHYTYIFVDEAGQATEPQCIIPIAGLMDPQMCQVVLAGDPKQLGPVIASKEAEQNGLGVSLLERLMSNNSLYKSHETHGFNNHYVTKLLRNYRSHPAILKIPNELFYEGELQNYVQKEKSDLFCKWECLPKEDFPLIFHGVSGINEREDQCPSFFNMAEVEVLIDYLKALINHLHKNNRKEIKPKEIGIIAPYRKQVEKIQNALLTDKDLKKENLKNVLVGSVEQFQGREYNVILMSTVRSAPKLTSQNQRFTLGFVDNEKRFNVAMTRAQALLIVVGDPRVLKTDEVWNKFIHYCYKEGGYRGITVSDEEEDTLTVNSPYLCEE; encoded by the exons ATGCCTGCAGTACGGCCTGTCCGGACCAGAGGACCAGGAAAATCTGGTCACCTGAATGGGCCACGAAATACAGTCAATGATGAAGAACAGATGGCTCAGCAGAACCTCCAACAGATTGGAGCCCATTTTAAAATGGCAACGTTATTCCAGCAATACAG GACTCAGCTAATCCCCAATATGTATGATATCACAATCACCTCAGACCCTGTGTCAACAGACGAGAAGATCTGCCTCACTGTGTCCGAAAACAAG ACAGTTGTGCCATTCACTGTGAAGAACTCTGGTGTCACAACGgtttatttaactttttggaCTTCTGACCTCATAAAGAACATTTTCACTGTGAAAGACTATCACGAAAACATTGTCAAGACTGTCAAGCGACATGTTCTTGCACCAG GAGACACATATAAAATTAAGGTCCATTTCTACTCTGACCACGCTGGCGTCTATGAAAAGTTATTGATGTTTAAGTTTGAAACATGCCAGCAGTCCTCAAATAAGTTTCAGATAATGCGCCTCTTGGAAGTCACACATCGGACATTGGTTAGTGAAGAGCCCTGCCCCAAAGACACAGACTCATCGTGTGACCTGAAGATCCCCAGTGGATG TCCTCTGGTACTCCTTAAGTTTGTGGTGCCTTTGAATGATTATCCGCTGCCCAGACATATGAAAAACAAGTACAA GTCATTGGAGAAACCTCTGGACTTGAAAAACTATTCCAAGAAGTTCGGCTTGCTGCTTCATCTCGAGGAGCACCAGCTGAAGAAAGAGTTCAAGAAATTCAACCGGGATAATGTGCCCTTGTGCAGACAcgaaaaaaacccaaacattttcattatgcAG ATTTCAGATGGCTGTACAGAATCACCCATAAGGCTGTCCAACAACGACgcacatgtcttttttttaaaccagttaGGAGGTAGTAAAAATACACTATACAAAGGCTACGTCCTGCATGCGGATCCGAAGCAGGTCTACATGCATTTCGATGAATG TTTCACCTATCGTTTTAAGGACGATATGAGGTTCAGGGTTAACTTTGTCGTCAACCGTACAACCCTGCGTATGCAGCATAGAGCAGCAGGGCAGTTTTCTAAGGAGAAACTGAAGGATGTGCTCTTCCCTACTGAAAAACCTTCCTCTCACCATTCACCTGTACACAG GCTGTCAAAGCTCAAGGTCAACACAGAGCAGCGCATTGCCATTCAACACATTGTAGATGCTTCTGCAAAACCTGCCCCTTATGTAGTATTCGGTCCACCTGGTACAG GAAAAACAATGACTTTGGTGAATGCCATCAAGCAGATAGTGGAAACTCAGGCATCGTGCAAAATCCTGGTTTGCGCTCCTACCAACAGTGCAACTGATCATCTCTTTGAGAAGCTTCTCGAAAAATTCAAGAACAAATTTGAAGAATACCAGGCGTATCGCTTGTACGCCCTGAGCGCGTCTCTGACAAATATTCCCCAAAAGATAGAG TGGAACTGCAACCTGAACCATGAAAAACTAACATTTTTAATTCCCCCTAAACGGGAGCTGATGAAATATAAGATCATGGTCACCACTCTGTTTACTGCGGGCAG gCTGGTGTCAGGAGGGATTCCACCAGGTCATTACACTTATATCTTTGTGGATGAGGCAGGCCAGGCTACAGAACCACAGTGTATCATCCCCATAGCAG GCTTAATGGACCCACAGATGTGCCAGGTAGTGCTAGCTGGAGACCCTAAACAATTAGGCCCCGTCATTGCATCCAAAGAAGCAGAGCAAAATGGCTTGG gTGTGTCGCTGTTGGAGCGTCTGATGAGCAACAACAGCCTTTACAAGTCACATGAGACACACGGCTTCAACAATCACTATGTCACCAAGTTACTCAGGAACTACAG GTCCCACCCTGCGATTCTGAAAATTCCCAATGAGCTCTTTTATGAAGGAGAACTTCAGAATTATGTTCAAAAAGAGAAGTCCGATTTATTCTGCAAATGGGAATGCCTGCCCAAGGAA GATTTCCCTTTGATCTTCCATGGAGTGTCAGGTATTAATGAACGCGAGGATCAGTGTCCCTCTTTTTTCAACAtggcagaggtggaggtgttgATAGATTACCTAAAAGCCCTTATTAACCATCTTCACAAAAATAATAGAAAGGAAATTAAACCAAAGGAAATTGGCATCATTGCTCCGTACAGAAAACAA GTGGAGAAAATCCAGAATGCCCTTCTAACTGACAAAGATCTCAAGAAGGAAAACCTGAAAAACGTATTG gTTGGCTCAGTGGAGCAGTTTCAGGGTAGAGAGTACAACGTGATTCTAATGTCTACAGTGCGCAGCGCCCCAAAACTGACTTCGCAGAATCAACGATTCACTCTAGGCTTTGTTGATAACGAGAAG AGGTTCAACGTGGCAATGACCCGAGCACAAGCCTTACTGATTGTGGTTGGAGACCCGAGAGTTTTGAAAACAGACGAAGTCTGGAACAA ATTTATCCATTACTGCTACAAAGAAGGGGGTTACCGAGGCATTACTGTctctgatgaagaggaagataCGCTGACTGTAAACTCGCCGTACCTCTG TGAAGAGTGA